A region from the Drosophila takahashii strain IR98-3 E-12201 chromosome 2L, DtakHiC1v2, whole genome shotgun sequence genome encodes:
- the RtGEF gene encoding rho guanine nucleotide exchange factor 7 isoform X4: MEQPLVVKAEYSFSGSNNDELCFQRGDVITVTQREDGGWWEGTLNEKTGWFPSNYVNECKVQLPLAETIRPPEEIQEYRSVVLKDLLDSERAHVAELQGLLENFLEPMQQTQILSQDEYAQLMCNFVEIVRTHEDLLIQIEECNDRVGKLFLTSAPLMKKVHQAYCAAHPKAIVILDKYKDELEKYMERQGAATPGLLVLTTGLSKPFRRLDKYSAMLQELERHMESSHPDRGDTQRSVAVYKDIAATCSATRRQKELELQVLTGPVRGWQGQELSTLGDIIHMGSVAVGADHRDRYFVLFPQTLLFLSVSQRMSAFIYEGKLPLTGIIVNRLEDTDAIKNAFEISSPLIDRIVAVCQGPNEANKWVELLNANNPSLPMGIKRQLSNLSNSSLGHLNAAHMSPPSSHSLLLPTGGRPPATPSSIPPSGNSNSGGGSNSHQGSPATNSMSHHKRSQSFNHHLSYNQYTPTQPPPHHLHPPQPPSLPSHLGAAGPRSSSVQIPSSKIAAPIPASSMDASPAIQAAAAAAAAAAGMGVPNARKGSTKANWTISCLRPTPPLRPSLLNASSGSGSGSGGGGSSSSNALASYCSGRKNQPTFEEDALVLRVFEAYCAAYQNNARNTIHSGLENEDMTPTLRQLWTAIRQMQQDMSQIKLQINEERALRADLQQLLMQHLETSSVSSGANTPKC; encoded by the exons ATGGAGCAGCCACTGGTGGTGAAGGCGGAGTACTCCTTCTCGGGCAGCAACAACGACGAGCTGTGCTTCCAGAGGGGCGATGTCATCACGGTCACCCAGCGCGAGGACGGCGGCTGGTGGGAGGGAACGCTGAACGAGAAGACTGGCTGGTTCCCCAGCAACTATGTCAACGAGTGCAAGGTGCAGCTGCCGCTGGCGGAGACCATCAGGCCGCCGGAGGAGATCCAGGAGTACCGCTCGGTGGTTCTGAAGGATCTGCTCGACTCGGAGCGAGCCCATGTGGCCGAGCTGCAGGGTCTGCTCGAGAATTTCCTGGAGCCCATGCAACAGACGCAAAT TCTCAGCCAGGATGAGTACGCCCAGCTGATGTGCAACTTTGTGGAGATCGTGCGCACGCACGAGGATCTGCTCATCCAGATCGAGGAGTGCAACGATCGAGTGGGAAAACTATTCCTCACCAGTGCCCCCTTAATGAAGAAGGTCCACCAGGCCTACTGCGCTGCCCATCCCAAGGCCATCGTTATATTGGACAAGTACAA GGACGAGTTGGAGAAGTATATGGAACGCCAGGGCGCGGCCACCCCGGGACTTCTCGTGCTCACCACGGGCCTGTCGAAGCCCTTCCGCCGCCTGGACAAGTACTCCGCCATGCTGCAGGAACTGGAGCGGCACATGGAGAGTAGCCATCCGGATCGTGGCGACACCCAGCGCAGTGTGGCCGTGTACAAGGACATAGCGGCCACCTGCTCGGCCACCCGGCGGCAAAAGGAGCTGGAGCTGCAGGTGCTCACGGGCCCGGTGCGCGGATGGCAGGGCCAGGAGCTGAGCACCCTCGGCGACATCATTCACATGGGCAGCGTGGCTGTGGGAGCGGATCATCGCGATCGCTACTTTGTGCTCTTCCCCCAGACATTGCTCTTCCTCAGCGTCAGTCAGCGGATGAGTGCGTTCATCTATGAG GGTAAACTACCGCTGACCGGGATCATTGTGAATCGCCTGGAGGACACGGATGCCATTAAGAACGCCTTCGAGATCAGCAGTCCGCTGATCGATCGCATTGTGGCCGTCTGCCAGGGACCGAACGAGGCCAACAAGTGGGTGGAGCTGCTGAATGCCAACAATCCCAGCCTGCCGATGGGCATCAAGCGGCAGCTGAGCAACCTGAGCAACTCCTCGCTGGGACACCTAAACGCGGCCCAT ATGTCGCCGCCCTCGAGCCACAGCCTGCTGCTGCCAACCGGAGGCCGTCCGCCGGCCACGCCCAGCAGCATCCCGCccagcggcaacagcaacagcggcGGGGGGAGCAACAGCCACCAGGGATCGCCGGCCACCAACTCGATGTCGCATCACAAACGGAGCCAGTCGTTCAACCACCACCTCAGCTACAATCAGTACACGCCCACTCAGCCTCCACCACATCATCTGCATCCACCACAACCACCAAGTCTGCCAAGTCATCTGGGGGCAGCCGGCCCCAGATCAAGTTCAGTCCAGATACCAAGCAGCAAGATAGCAGCTCCAATCCCGGCCTCATCCATGGACGCCAGTCCAGCAATTcaggcagcggcagcagcagcggcggcagcggcgggaATGGGGGTGCCAAACGCAAGGAAAGGAAGCACAAAGG CTAACTGGACCATCAGCTGCCTGCGTCCCACGCCGCCTTTGCGGCCCAGTTTGTTAAATGCCTCCAGCGGATCGGGAAGTGGCAGCGGTGGTGGCGGCAGCAGCTCCAGCAACGCCCTGGCCAGCTACTGCAGCGGGAGGAAGAACCAGCCGACCTTCGAGGAGGACGCCCTGGTGCTCCGGGTGTTCGAGGCCTACTGTGCCGCCTACCAGAACAACGCCAGGAACACCATCCACTCGG GCCTTGAAAACGAGGATATGACCCCGACATTGCGCCAATTGTGGACGGCCATCCGGCAGATGCAGCAGGACATGTCCCAGATAAAGCTGCAGATCAACGAGGAGCGGGCCCTGCGAGCCGATCTCCAGCAGCTGCTGATGCAGCATTTGGAGACGAGCAGCGTGAGCAGCGGGGCCAACACCCCCAAGTGCTGA